One window of the Rosa rugosa chromosome 3, drRosRugo1.1, whole genome shotgun sequence genome contains the following:
- the LOC133737631 gene encoding uncharacterized protein LOC133737631: MAYHTRSNSFPSRPHPLFQEVDEHLCRLRSSEATSTSSSTICHKLNGLQDMHGCVDRMLQLPLTQQSLAQEKHENMVTELLDGSLSLLDVCSTAKDALSQTKACIQDLQSIIRRRRAEESGVLTTEVRKYLTSSKTIKKVLHKALENLKVTADRSTFSSLHRHQDAITIVSKLRDVKAVTVTVFESVLSFISGPKPKPSSWSLVSKIVQSKKVACEEEAKVNEFADVDAALKSLKSAENAQNQLNNLESCIQNLEEGLECLFRLLIKTRVSLLNILNQ; this comes from the coding sequence ATGGCTTACCACACTCGCTCTAACAGCTTCCCCTCCAGGCCACACCCTCTTTTCCAAGAAGTTGATGAACATTTGTGTAGATTGAGGTCTTCCGAAGCCACATCCACATCTTCATCAACAATATGCCACAAGCTAAATGGTCTGCAAGACATGCATGGTTGTGTTGATAGGATGCTTCAATTGCCACTCACCCAACAATCCCTAGCCCAAGAGAAGCATGAGAACATGGTTACAGAGCTATTAGATGGATCTCTCAGTCTCTTGGATGTTTGTAGCACTGCTAAGGATGCCCTGTCGCAAACCAAGGCCTGCATACAAGATCTTCAATCTATCATTCGAAGAAGGCGTGCAGAAGAATCTGGAGTACTAACAACTGAGGTTAGGAAATACTTGACCTCCAGTAAGACGATTAAAAAGGTACTCCACAAGGCTTTGGAGAACCTGAAGGTAACAGCAGACAGATCCACTTTCTCTTCCCTCCACAGGCACCAAGACGCTATCACCATTGTTAGCAAGTTGAGAGACGTTAAAGCAGTCACAGTCACCGTGTTTGAATCAGTGCTGTCCTTCATCTCTGGGCCAAAGCCCAAGCCTAGCAGCTGGTCATTGGTTTCCAAGATAGTACAATCAAAGAAAGTAGCTTGTGAGGAAGAAGCAAAAGTAAATGAATTTGCAGACGTGGATGCTGCATTAAAGTCACTCAAGAGTGCAGAGAATGCACAGAACCAGCTTAACAATCTGGAGTCGTGCATTCAAAACCTAGAAGAAGGACTCGAGTGCCTATTTAGGCTCTTAATCAAAACTAGAGTCTCCCTTCTCAACATCCTAAACCAGTAG